aaggaaggagggatgaagtGGTAGGTGTAATTTGGGAGAAGATTGGTAACAACTTGAGTGTCTATTCCAAAAGCACATCAGTCATTTATTCACTCAAAAAAAAAGCGCGAATCCGAATTCGAcggtatgactcacctcctcttttGCCTTTGTGAATGCActttcgatatcatcttcaggtttcCACACTCTAGGTACACCAGCCTCATCATACCTAAACCTCTCTTCAAAGGTCGTTCTTAAAGTCGCCAATATAGTAGCATCGGAAGTCTGTTCCTCCAACTTCCTTCTGAGCGATAACCACGTTCTTGCTCGTAAAGATGCAAGTGCagcttcattctcttcgtcaGAGCAGTTGTAACCTAGGGATAAGAGCgcatatatcagctgatgacCTAGGACATTGAAACTCAGCTGAATTTGTAGATGGAATAAATATACCCACTCTTTGCTTTCGAGAGATATGATCCCTCGGCATCTTCACTGACCTCCTTGTACGTTGTCAAGACGGTATCCCACATTTTAGGTGAAGGTTGAGATAAAGCAACTTCGACAGGTTCAAGTAATTGTCTCTTGACATTCCGCTGAAAACAGATATCAATGGTAAATCAGCTTTCGTCCAGTAATAGCTCAGGTCATTCGTTAACGCCTAGAAGAACCAGAATcgcagactcacctcaatcgtattgaccatcttcttcgtctcatcCTTCCTATACCTATCCGCAATAttcttcaaatcatcttccaaaagTTCCAATTCACTCGTATATTCCCAATCCGTCCCATCTACAACCACCTCTTTAGCGCTCGTCAAGAAATTCTGTCTAGCCTGTTGCTGCGCTTGGGTAACGATCTTTGCAAAATCATAGTTCACTTCTTTCGTTCCCTTTGATAAGTTCTTGGTGAAATTGTTCAATTCGATCTTATGTAAATTTTTCAATTGTCCAAGGAACAAGGAAGATAAGTTTGAATGTAATGATGATAAGAGATCAAGTCGTTTACGCTGATATACTCCGGCATGATACCTTGATGCGTCCCTATCGAATTTGCCTGATAGGGATGGTTAAAAGAGACCAATGTCAGCTCATTCACGAGTCAGAAGACTGCTTAGCTGACCCACCTAAAGCAGTATCCAACCAATCTTTCATCAATACGCCTAAGCCCTCTACGACTTGACCGGCTTCTATAGGTTTTCTAACCACTTTGGAGCTGGCCAAGAAAGTCTCTGTGGCGGAAGCTGAAATTTCGTCGCATCTGAACTGAGCTAGTAGCTCTTGTTGGGTagggagatcaagatctTTGTTGGTGAGGACTTGTTGCTGCGATTCACAGGTTCGTCAACATCGCACAGTGGCACGTACACTTATTCGGCACAGTTGCATAGATGGTACACAGCGAAATGAAAACTCACCCAAATACCCTCCATGTAGAAGCCCACACCATCCGCCGGAATCCTCTTATGATAGCTAGGTTGGAATACATAATCGGGTCTCGAACGATCGGTAAACCGTTTACGAAGCTCTAgaatttcttcttcgaattTCTCGGGCATGAGGACTTTGTGGGGCAGCGTTGCGAATGATAGGTCGAAATAGGATGAGAGGGTCGCGTCGGCGAGGTGTTGTGGCTAATGAGTATTCACTTCAGCTGGTGTGTTCAGATCGCATGTGTGATGAAGGTTTCAAATACTAACCTTTGACAAGCTAGCCCAGATCTTCTCCATATCCTGAGTCAAAGTCGCCGTCAGATTGCTAACTGGTGTCGAGCCAACATGATCCCTtatgacgaagaggatcaTCGTTTTCTCTTGCGGTCTATCATACCAAATCCATAGTCAGCTACACGCTGAGATCAAAATGCCTTCAGTAGCTCACTTTGGTTTTGAGctatcaccaccacctccgaaCAAACCCAAGTTCACTTCGAATACCGTCTTGAGAAGACCCATGTTGGCTCCATTATATAAACCAATTTGATGTTCCCTACAGTGACGGAGCAGTGTCAGTCAGCGGCACATACAGCACATGTTCACGTATCAACCAGTCCATATTTACATTcagatgaatgatctgatagaAACTCCTGGTGAGTGAAGACTTACCATAAATTAACGATCAATACCTCCGTACTAGCCAAACTGAACAAAGCCGATTTCCTCTCGAAatcctgatcttctcctctttccctcccaTCCGTTCCTTCCACATCCATCACTAGGGTATTGCCGTATGCCGAGGGACACATCCATATTCCTTTGGTAGTCTGTTGTCGTCTCGATTCATCCATCACATCGAAACTCGTTCCGAATAGTCTGTTGAGTAAAGTTGATTTACCAGTTGATTGAGATCCAAATACGGATACTACATCGTAGGCGAAACCTTTATCGAGCAAACCCCATTTAGACAAGTAAGGCGATAATTCTTTGCTACATGGCGTGGTGGTCACCAATTTAGCCGACCACACATGGAGTAGCAATAGCAGATATATGAGGTATTTTGGTAAGATGGACATACGTAAATTCCTGATGTTCATTGACGATCTGTAATCTCCCTTCTCCAGCACTATTCACCCCATTAGAGGTCtgttccatctctttctgcGTGGCTACCAACCCATTGTGTGTTGGTGGGGGCGATACCACCGATACTTCTTTAACGGCTTGACGAGCTTCGTCGGTGGTGCGCGGATCGTCCAGTATCCGCTGTAGCTCTGGAGGTGGGTTGGATAGGAGGTCAGATGCTATTTGAGGTGTTTGGTTCATGCTTGAGTATAGGTAGGCTATCGTGGGCGGAACAACAAGAATTGAGAGGTATAAGAAAGTACTCCTTTCAGCTACCGAATGTGGACTGAATGTGGAAGCGTTGTCAAACGTACTCGAGTACAACGTCACAGGTGAGATGGGGTCAATACTGCTTGTTTCCTTAATTGAGTGACCCACTTGACGGGATGGGGGGTTAGTCACCGCTTGCCCGGAGTGTACTCGTACAATTGACGCGACTGTGTACTCTTGTGTCTGTGTGaatcttggtcttctcaCAACGCTCACCCAACAAGCTGCATCTACTGCCAATCAGACAGGACTACCTCATcacccaaacccaaaccaccCCTCATCATGGCTCAATCAGCAGAAGACGAATTCTCAGATATCGTCAAGATATcccctccatcatcttcagcaagTCTCATGTCATACGACTCGGTCTCGGTGGGTGAGAACAATCACAATAACAATGACAGCGAGATCAAATCCGAGGTCATGTCATGTACGAACGACGAAACCGATGTCAAGCCAATCATCCTGGTGTCACCTTCCAAGCATACCAACGATAGGAAACCTCCCCATGTCACTTTTGAACCTGTTCCGATCACACCGAGCAAGAAGGAACACAAACAGCCTGTGTCAGcggtagatgaggaaggagggCATGGGGTTGTGGAAGATACAGTCAGAAGGGTCAGACAACAATcagacaagtgagtgatcagctttTCGTACAAGGGTCCTCCTGTAGAACACCAAGCTGATTGACCGGTCTTCGTTCTAGACTCCAGTCCATCGCACAGCCTTACGCGGATAAGACAAGATATTTCGCTGAATCGAAACCAGTCTTATTCGTACGTGATATCTTGTGGTCATCGTATACGTGCTGATTTATGAGTGGGATAGACATTTATCGCACTTTGGATCGGCTTCAGCGCCATCCCCATATTGATCTTCCTGTGAGCTGCCCATGACTCCTCCATGACAAGACATCAGCTGACAAGATCATACTGGTATGGCGATAAGCGGATTCGCTCTCGCCGCTACAGTATTTATACTCTCCACAGCATTGATTTTCTCAGCTGTAGTAATCTTAGGAGCGATCTTAATGGCTGGTAAGTTGTCCTCGTCCCAGTAACACACACGCTTATATAACTAACTTACGTGCGTTGAACAATCGCAGCTGCTACTTTGATCGGTACAATCCTCTTTGGCGGTAAGTCGTCCTTATACGCTTTATTAACCGATCCGCCAGATTCCCAGCTAATATGGTtacgatatatgatatgaagCTACGATCCTCACACCTATCTTattcctcaccaccttcctttcctcttgtacactcttcactctcctctgtctcttcctcatccatcgatTATATCTCCATATTCAATTATCCACCGCCGAATCATCCGAGGGTTATTCCCTCTCGGCTCTCGGATCAGGTATCAAatcatggatggatgagaCAATCCAGCGAATCATCTTATCTCTACCTTTCACTCGCAGCCACAGCGAAAGCGATGAGAGCCTGTGGTTAGAAAGGAATAGTAAGTTGGGTAAAGTAAATGTCGGTAGGAAATGGTCACCTGTCGAACTTGCCAATCATCAACCTATAAGTAAACATTCGGACACTCAAGGAGATCATAAAGtcaaagatggtgatgcAAGAGTAAAAACAAGTAGGGATAAGAACCAAGAGGATACGTCACATGATAACGAATCGATCATCAGTGAAGCCGCTTCTTCTGGCTCGTCAAGTTCTTCGTTAGATACACCTTCCACCGGCTCAGGGTCAACTTTGAAAGAGATTAAAGACGTATCGGCTTTTGATCGACATCTGACtaaggaagagaggaaagcTGTAGTTGGAATGGTCAATTGAGGTGTTAGTGACCATGATAAATTTTCCTACATTCGAGCAGATAGGTGACAGTGTATtatgatacgatatgacGTTGATTTAAGGTATGATTTTAGTTGTATTCGATTTAAATGATtcattctttccttcctcctttaTTCTATATGTACTGAAGATTCACGATTTTTATATTTTATGTATCTCATGTTCTTACGTCGAAATGGTCCCCACGTAAGGCATTTATTAAGATTGATCCGTAAAATTGTTGCATGATTCATTCACATTATTAAAACCATCTCTTCGCATTACATGTCATCCTACGACCATCCTGTAAATTCTTCCAATCTAACTTCTAATCATCTTGTTAACTTTTCCCCTAAACCAAAACACCCACCTTACCCAACTCCTTCTATAAGTTTGGATCATACCAacctccctcctccaccttcagcGATCAACTCCCTTTCCACCCCTTTTCGCTCATACCATCTCCTAACTTCATGTAAACTAGCACTGGTTACTCCCAACCCTAACAACGTGAACAAATCCCTTAGGGATAAAGCTTCAGTTTGGAAAATATGTTGTAAGATTGGTAAATAAATTAATAACAATTGTacgaagaaggatatcgatataGTTAAAAATAACATTTTGTTCTTGAATATCGTACACGTTAATCCACGGTTTTGTAATGCCGATACTAAATCGAGGAAGACGAATCCTGTGAACGTCTATCAAGAAACATACATTCATGATTAGCTTGAATCTCCGGTTGAATATAATGTGGATCTCCTTCAACATGGTCCTCTCTTTGagatctcactcaccatagTCTGATCCCTCTTACTCATACTCCCATCACTTATCTCCCTCAAATAGATATACAGCGTCCCTAATACAATCATCGTCGCGCTGAATGCTACTCTTCCAATCAACCTCTTCGACAAAACAtgatctcccttctttcttggtgGTCGTCTCATAATCTCTTTATCTACCGGATCTACACCGAGGGCTTGGGCGGGTGGTCCATCCATAAGTATATTGATGAAAAGGATTTGCATGGCGTTCAGTGGATTTGCCAATTTGAAGAATGTCGATAATGTAATTAAACTCAACGCAGCGACGGCAGTCGAAAgttggaaagaaaggaaattTTGTATATTGTAGAAAATcgatttcccttcttcgacCGCAGGTAGGATAGATGaaaaatcatcatctaccaatatAACATCGGCAGCTTCTTTCGCCACGTCCGTTCCCGATTTACCCATTGATATACCAATATCAGCCATTTTCAGTGCTGGTGAATCGTTGACCCCATCCCCCGTCATGGCTACCACCGCTCCTCGCATCTGCCATGCCTTGACGATAGCCATCTTGTGCCGAGGGGTCGTACGTGCGTAGACCGATATAGAGGGTACTCTTTCGATCAATTCCCTCTCGCTCAGTTGATCTACCTGTGTACCCAACATACAACTTGACGCTCCTGcgatgggattgatgggacttccagaagatgaagaagggttgaCTTTCAATCCTAGTTGTTTGGCTATTGCCAAGGCTGTGGGTTCGGCATCTCCAGTGATCATGACCACCTGGACTCCGGCGTTATGCAAGGCAGATACCGCATGTGAAACTCCCTTTCGAGGTGGATCCATCATAGCTTGAAACCCAACAAAGATCAGATCGTTGCCTTCACCCTTGGGGAACCCATAAGCCATCGCGATAACCCTTAGCCCTCTTGCGGATACTTCGTTGGCTCGGTCGAGGATGGTCTTCTGCGTTGAAGAGTCCAAGGAAGGCGTAGACGAATCGGTAACGTAGAAATATCGACATTTCGAGAGGACTTGCTCAACCGCTCCTTTAAGGTAGATCATATCGGAGCCGCCGTTGAGTGAGCCAGTGACACTCATGATCTTCGTTTCGGAGCTGAAAGGTATTTCAGATTTACGGGTGAAGTTCTGATACCACGGACCTATATCAGCTGCTGATACCTCTTTCACGTACACGACTACGCTCACTCTTCGTTGATCATCGGCTCCAATAACCGGCAATACGTTGAGCAGAGCCACTTCGGTAGCTTGACCAACGTTGATGCCTTGTTCATTCTTGAAAGCGTTATTGCATATACTTCCTACTATAGCAGTCTTTTTCAATGCTTGAGATCGAGCAAGTTCAGGTTGGTCAGGTCGTTTAGGTCCAAACGGAGAAGTCACATT
The nucleotide sequence above comes from Kwoniella europaea PYCC6329 chromosome 1, complete sequence. Encoded proteins:
- a CDS encoding protein SEY1, producing the protein MNQTPQIASDLLSNPPPELQRILDDPRTTDEARQAVKEVSVVSPPPTHNGLVATQKEMEQTSNGVNSAGEGRLQIVNEHQEFTKELSPYLSKWGLLDKGFAYDVVSVFGSQSTGKSTLLNRLFGTSFDVMDESRRQQTTKGIWMCPSAYGNTLVMDVEGTDGRERGEDQDFERKSALFSLASTEVLIVNLWEHQIGLYNGANMGLLKTVFEVNLGLFGGGGDSSKPKPQEKTMILFVIRDHVGSTPVSNLTATLTQDMEKIWASLSKPQHLADATLSSYFDLSFATLPHKVLMPEKFEEEILELRKRFTDRSRPDYVFQPSYHKRIPADGVGFYMEGIWQQVLTNKDLDLPTQQELLAQFRCDEISASATETFLASSKVVRKPIEAGQVVEGLGVLMKDWLDTALGKFDRDASRYHAGVYQRKRLDLLSSLHSNLSSLFLGQLKNLHKIELNNFTKNLSKGTKEVNYDFAKIVTQAQQQARQNFLTSAKEVVVDGTDWEYTSELELLEDDLKNIADRYRKDETKKMVNTIERNVKRQLLEPVEVALSQPSPKMWDTVLTTYKEVSEDAEGSYLSKAKSYNCSDEENEAALASLRARTWLSLRRKLEEQTSDATILATLRTTFEERFRYDEAGVPRVWKPEDDIESAFTKAKEETLKLLPIFSQITPTTSSLLPSLPSPEVTFDIESDPIPFDPSTSFVLLSPTKLLSLETRFKREADAAYVEAKRSMVSSVAQVPLWMYGIMVVLGWNEAMAVLFNPLYFAMLLVLGASAYIILQLGLAGPLLQVTRTVLNEIKRIATDKLREAFKEVPEAQRVLNTPYLANANNTSADGLRSEEREKGELLKEKFVEK
- a CDS encoding calcium-transporting P-type ATPase, PMR1-type, with product MSLPPPGGGASASSYGIPGRNASNTVSRGSASYGNIGLGYSTNNNEYDPTLGGLVDEPGKIDKGGTGAVTNNGGYAYSTTLRRQASITDGFPPFHHSPRIPTASLRRDSSSHVHAASPYRSQHNFPLTNGGLDYREPIDQEEEGFIGRLVGVGKRIMGKKDYEQLKMEEEDKRIQTERRQRETPSAIFAHKTIDETIQQLSTHPTQGLPSSSLSTLLARYGPNEFELPPADPLFLKFAKQVYENPLILLLLGSSVVSALMGNYDDAACVVVAVGIVLTVGFVQEQRSEKSLEALNKLVPHYCHLIRNGHPLTPLANALVPGDLVTFSVGDRIPADIRLITAVSLEIDESALTGETRPARKNTDICERGEGEDTHGEGGGKALGERHCMAFMGTLVRSGHGSGIVVGTGKDTEFGVIFSMMQDVEEKRTPLQLDMDDLAKRLSLFSFGVIGVIFLIGVLQNRDWLEMFTIGVSLAVAAIPEGLPIVTTVTLALGVLRMSKRKAIVKKLPSVEALGSVSVICSDKTGTLTKNEMTVTHMYAVDDLVDLSPLLNVTSPFGPKRPDQPELARSQALKKTAIVGSICNNAFKNEQGINVGQATEVALLNVLPVIGADDQRRNFTRKSEIPFSSETKIMSVTGSLNGGSDMIYLKGAVEQVLSKCRYFYVTDSSTPSLDSSTQKTILDRANEVSARGLRVIAMAYGFPKGEGNDLIFVGFQAMMDPPRKGVSHAVSALHNAGVQVVMITGDAEPTALAIAKQLGLKVNPSSSSGSPINPIAGASSCMLGTQVDQLSERELIERVPSISVYARTTPRHKMAIVKAWQMRGAVVAMTGDGVNDSPALKMADIGISMGKSGTDVAKEAADVILVDDDFSSILPAVEEGKSIFYNIQNFLSFQLSTAVAALSLITLSTFFKLANPLNAMQILFINILMDGPPAQALGVDPVDKEIMRRPPRKKGDHVLSKRLIGRVAFSATMIVLGTLYIYLREISDGSMSKRDQTMTFTGFVFLDLVSALQNRGLTCTIFKNKMLFLTISISFFVQLLLIYLPILQHIFQTEALSLRDLFTLLGLGVTSASLHEVRRWYERKGVERELIAEGGGGRLV